A window from Populus trichocarpa isolate Nisqually-1 chromosome 3, P.trichocarpa_v4.1, whole genome shotgun sequence encodes these proteins:
- the LOC7478287 gene encoding pleiotropic drug resistance protein 1 isoform X1, whose translation MESADISRGSDSFRGSSRGVSSVWRNSTVEVFSRSSRDEDDEEALKWAALEKLPTYDRLRKGILTSASRGIISEVDIENLGVQERKQLLERLVKVADEDNEKFLWKLKNRVERVGIEFPTIEVRYENLNIEAEAYVGSSALPSFAKFIFNIIEGFFIALHVLPSRKKPLTILKDVSGIIKPSRLTLLLGPPNSGKTTLLLALAGKLDPSLKFSGHVTYNGHEMNEFIPQRTAAYVSQHDLHIGEMTVRETLEFSARCQGVGHLHEMLAELSRREKEANIKPDPDVDVFMKAVATQGQEANVITDYVLKILGLEVCADTLVGDEMIRGISGGQRKRVTTGEMLVGPSRALLMDEISTGLDSSTTYQIVNSLKQTIHVLNCTAVISLLQPAPETYDLFDDIILLSDGQIVYQGPRENVLGFFEHMGFKCPDRKGAADFLQEVTSKKDQEQYWAIKDQPYRFVRVNEFSEAFQSFNVGRKIADELSIPFDKTKNHPAALVNKKYGAGKMDLLKANFSREYLLMKRNSFVYIFKICQLTVVALISMSLFFRTKMHHDTVADGGIYTGALFFTVIMIMFNGMSELSMTIAKLPVFYKQRELLFFPPWAYSIPPWILKIPVTFVEVAAWVFLTYYVIGFDPNVERLLRQYFLLLLINQMASALFRFIAAAGRNMIVANTFGSFALLTLFALGGFILSREQIKKWWIWGYWLSPLMYGQNAIVVNEFLGHSWSHNPGNSTEPLGIQVLKSREFFTEANWYWIGVGATVGFMLLFNICFVLALTFLNAFEKPQAFIFEESEREGSVGKTGGAVQLSNHRSSHKNKTENGDEIIRNGFASIGEASDKRKRGMVLPFEPHSITFDDVIYSVDMPQEMKIQGVVEDRLVLLKGVSGAFRPGVLTALMGVSGAGKTTLMDVLAGRKTGGYIEGDIKISGYPKKQETFARIAGYCEQNDIHSPHVTVYESLLYSAWLRLPPEVDSETRKMFIEEVMELVELDSLRNALVGLPGVNGLSTEQRKRLTIAVELVANPSIIFMDEPTSGLDARAAAIVMRTVRNTVDTGRTVVCTIHQPSIDIFEAFDELFLMKRGGEEIYVGPLGHHSTHLIKYFEAIEGVSKIKDGYNPATWMLEVTASSQEMALEVDFANIYKNSDLFRRNKALIAELSTPAPGSKDVHFPTRYSTSFFTQCMACLWKQHWSYWRNPPYTAVRFLFTTFIALMFGTMFWDLGSKVKTTQDLINAMGSMYAAVLFLGFQNGTAVQPVVAVERTVFYRERAAGMYSALPYAFAQALIELPYVFVQAAVYGVIVYAMIGFEWTAAKFFWYLFFMYFTLLYFTFYGMMAVAVTPNHHIAAIVSTAFYAIWNLFSGFIIPRTRIPIWWRWYYWGCPVSWSLYGLVVSQYGDIQEPITATQTVEGYVKDYLGFDHDFLGVVAAVVLGWTVLFAFIFAFSIKAFNFQRR comes from the exons ATGGAGAGTGCTGATATTTCTAGAGGTAGTGATAGTTTTAGAGGTAGTTCTAGAGGAGTTTCGTCAGTTTGGAGAAACAGCACTGTGGAAGTGTTTTCAAGATCTTCAAGAGACGAAGATGATGAAGAGGCTCTAAAATGGGCTGCGCTTGAGAAACTACCTACCTATGATCGTTTAAGGAAAGGTATATTAACGAGTGCGTCAAGAGGTATAATTAGTGAGGTAGATATTGAAAACCTTGGAGTCCAAGAGAGAAAACAGTTGCTTGAGAGGTTGGTCAAAGTTGCAGACGAGGATAATGAGAAGTTCTTGTGGAAACTCAAGAACCGTGTTGAAAG GGTTGGAATAGAGTTTCCAACAATTGAAGTTCGGTACGAGAATCTAAATATTGAAGCAGAAGCTTACGTAGGAAGTAGTGCTTTGCCTTCATTCGCCAagttcatttttaatataatagag ggtttttttattgctcTTCATGTCCTTCCAAGTAGAAAGAAGCCACTCACCATCCTTAAGGATGTTAGTGGAATCATCAAGCCATCAAG ATTGACTTTGCTTTTGGGTCCTCCGAATTCTGGGAAGACCACACTGTTGTTGGCATTGGCTGGAAAGCTTGATCCTAGTCTGAAG TTTTCTGGTCATGTGACTTACAATGGTCATGAGATGAACGAATTTATACCACAAAGAACGGCTGCCTATGTCAGTCAACATGATCTCCATATAGGAGAAATGACTGTGAGGGAGACTTTGGAATTCTCTGCCAGATGCCAAGGGGTTGGCCACCTACATG AGATGCTGGCAGAGTTGtcgagaagagagaaagaagccAACATCAAGCCTGATCCTGATGTTGATGTCTTCATGAAG GCAGTAGCAACACAAGGTCAAGAGGCCAATGTCATCACCGATTACGTCTTGAAG ATATTAGGATTGGAAGTCTGCGCAGATACTTTGGTAGGGGATGAAATGATAAGGGGTATATCTGGAGGACAAAGGAAGCGTGTTACAACCG GGGAAATGCTGGTCGGACCATCAAGGGCATTGCTTATGGATGAGATTTCTACAGGCCTGGATAGCTCAACAACTTACCAAATTGTGAACTCATTAAAGCAAACTATTCACGTTCTCAATTGCACTGCTGTCATCTCACTTCTCCAGCCAGCACCAGAGACTTATGACCTCTTTGATGACATCATTCTCCTGTCAGATGGCCAAATTGTGTACCAGGGTCCTCGTGAAAACGTGCTTGGATTTTTTGAACATATGGGCTTCAAGTGTCCCGACAGAAAAGGCGCGGCAGACTTTCTACAAGAA GTGACATCAAAAAAAGATCAAGAGCAGTATTGGGCAATTAAAGATCAGCCTTACAGGTTTGTCAGGGTCAACGAATTTTCTGAGGCATTTCAGTCATTCAACGTGGGACGAAAGATCGCAGATGAGCTTTCAATCCCATTTGACAAGACTAAGAACCATCCAGCTGCATtggtaaacaaaaaatatggagCTGGAAAGATGGATCTGCTTAAAGCTAACTTCTCAAGAGAATACTTGCTCATGAAGAGGAACTCATTTGTCTACATCTTCAAGATATGCCAA CTGACAGTAGTGGCATTGATTTCCATGTCACTCTTTTTCCGGACGAAGATGCATCATGATACGGTTGCCGATGGAGGAATTTATACCGGTGCTTTGTTCTTCACTGTGATCATGATCATGTTTAATGGAATGTCAGAGCTATCTATGACCATCGCAAAGCTTCCTGTGTTTTACAAGCAAAGGGAACTCCTATTCTTTCCTCCATGGGCATATTCAATTCCTCCATGGATCCTGAAAATTCCCGTCACGTTTGTTGAAGTTGCTGCATGGGTGTTCCTAACCTATTATGTAATTGGATTTGATCCAAATGTTGAAAG gcttTTAAGGCAGTACTTTCTGCTTTTGCTAATTAACCAGATGGCATCTGCACTATTTCGATTTATTGCTGCAGCTGGAAGGAACATGATTGTTGCTAACACTTTTGGGTCTTTTGCGCTCCTTACACTTTTTGCTTTGGGTGGCTTCATCTTGTCTCGAG AGCAAATAAAAAAGTGGTGGATATGGGGTTACTGGCTTTCACCATTGATGTATGGGCAGAACGCAATAGTAGTGAATGAGTTCCTTGGACATAGCTGGAGTCAT AATCCTGGAAACTCCACAGAACCACTAGGAATCCAAGTTTTGAAGAGTCGCGAATTTTTCACTGAAGCAAATTGGTATTGGATAGGAGTAGGGGCAACAGTAGGATTCATGCTACTGTTCAATATCTGCTTCGTTTTGGCCCTCACTTTCCTCAATG CATTTGAGAAGCCTCAAGCTTTTATATTTGAAGAATCCGAAAGGGAAGGTTCTGTTGGCAAAACAGGAGGAGCTGTTCAGTTATCAAACCATCGAAGTagccacaaaaacaaaacag AGAATGGAGATGAAATTATTAGAAATGGTTTTGCGTCGATTGGTGAGGCCAGCGATAAAAGGAAGAGAGGAATGGTCCTTCCATTTGAACCACATTCCATCACATTTGATGATGTTATTTACTCCGTTGACATGCCACAG GAAATGAAAATTCAAGGAGTAGTTGAGGATAGATTGGTGCTTTTGAAGGGTGTGAGTGGTGCTTTCAGGCCTGGTGTCCTTACAGCTTTGATGGGTGTTAGTGGTGCAGGAAAAACGACTTTGATGGATGTGCTGGCAGGTAGGAAAACTGGTGGATATATTGAGGGAGACATCAAAATTTCTGGGTACCCAAAGAAGCAAGAAACTTTTGCTAGAATTGCAGGATACTGTGAACAAAATGACATTCACTCTCCACATGTTACTGTCTACGAATCCTTACTCTACTCAGCCTGGCTTCGTCTACCCCCTGAAGTTGATTCTGAAACCAGAAAG ATGTTCATTGAGGAAGTCATGGAGCTTGTGGAGTTGGATTCGTTGCGCAATGCATTAGTTGGGTTGCCTGGTGTGAATGGTTTGTCCACTGAGCAGCGCAAGCGGCTAACCATTGCAGTAGAGCTAGTTGCAAACCCCTCTATCATATTCATGGATGAGCCAACTTCAGGGCTAGATGCTAGAGCTGCTGCAATTGTGATGAGAACAGTAAGAAACACTGTGGACACAGGAAGAACAGTTGTATGCACCATCCACCAGCCCAGTATAGATATATTTGAAGCTTTTGATGAG CTATTCCTGATGAAGCGAGGAGGAGAAGAGATATATGTGGGGCCATTGGGTCACCATTCTACCCATCTAATTAAATACTTTGAG GCAATTGAAGGAGTGAGTAAAATTAAAGATGGTTATAATCCAGCAACATGGATGTTGGAAGTTACTGCTTCATCACAAGAGATGGCTTTGGAGGTTGATTTTGCTAATATTTACAAGAATTCAGATCTGTTCAG GAGAAACAAAGCTCTCATTGCGGAATTAAGCACACCTGCTCCCGGCTCCAAGGACGTTCATTTCCCTACACGGTATTCAACATCATTTTTCACACAATGTATGGCTTGCTTGTGGAAGCAACATTGGTCATACTGGAGGAACCCACCGTACACGGCCGTGAGATTTCTTTTCACAACCTTTATAGCCTTGATGTTTGGAACAATGTTCTGGGACCTTGGCTCCAAAGT GAAAACTACCCAAGATCTTATCAACGCAATGGGTTCGATGTATGCGGCAGTTCTCTTCCTTGGTTTTCAAAATGGAACAGCTGTGCAGCCAGTGGTGGCTGTTGAAAGAACTGTCTTCTACAGAGAAAGGGCTGCTGGAATGTATTCAGCTTTGCCCTATGCCTTTGCACAG GCCCTGATTGAGCTTCCATATGTCTTTGTTCAAGCTGCAGTCTACGGCGTTATAGTTTATGCAATGATTGGATTTGAATGGACTGCTGCTAAGTTCTTTTGGTATCTATTCTTTATGTACTTCACACTATTATACTTCACCTTTTATGGAATGATGGCTGTAGCTGTGACTCCAAACCACCACATAGCTGCCATAGTTTCCACAGCATTTTATGCAATCTGGAACCTCTTCTCAGGGTTTATAATCCCCCGAACT CGGATACCTATATGGTGGAGATGGTACTACTGGGGATGCCCCGTATCATGGTCCTTGTATGGATTGGTTGTGTCACAGTATGGAGATATACAGGAACCCATTACCGCAACTCAAACAGTGGAAGGATATGTCAAGGATTACTTAGGTTTTGACCACGATTTTCTTGGAGTAGTTGCAGCCGTGGTTCTTGGGTGGACTGTCCTCTTTGCCTTCATTTTCGCCTTCTCTATAAAGGCCTTCAACTTCCAGAGGCGATAG
- the LOC7478287 gene encoding pleiotropic drug resistance protein 1 isoform X7, with protein sequence MNEFIPQRTAAYVSQHDLHIGEMTVRETLEFSARCQGVGHLHEMLAELSRREKEANIKPDPDVDVFMKAVATQGQEANVITDYVLKILGLEVCADTLVGDEMIRGISGGQRKRVTTGEMLVGPSRALLMDEISTGLDSSTTYQIVNSLKQTIHVLNCTAVISLLQPAPETYDLFDDIILLSDGQIVYQGPRENVLGFFEHMGFKCPDRKGAADFLQEVTSKKDQEQYWAIKDQPYRFVRVNEFSEAFQSFNVGRKIADELSIPFDKTKNHPAALVNKKYGAGKMDLLKANFSREYLLMKRNSFVYIFKICQLTVVALISMSLFFRTKMHHDTVADGGIYTGALFFTVIMIMFNGMSELSMTIAKLPVFYKQRELLFFPPWAYSIPPWILKIPVTFVEVAAWVFLTYYVIGFDPNVERLLRQYFLLLLINQMASALFRFIAAAGRNMIVANTFGSFALLTLFALGGFILSREQIKKWWIWGYWLSPLMYGQNAIVVNEFLGHSWSHNPGNSTEPLGIQVLKSREFFTEANWYWIGVGATVGFMLLFNICFVLALTFLNAFEKPQAFIFEESEREGSVGKTGGAVQLSNHRSSHKNKTENGDEIIRNGFASIGEASDKRKRGMVLPFEPHSITFDDVIYSVDMPQEMKIQGVVEDRLVLLKGVSGAFRPGVLTALMGVSGAGKTTLMDVLAGRKTGGYIEGDIKISGYPKKQETFARIAGYCEQNDIHSPHVTVYESLLYSAWLRLPPEVDSETRKMFIEEVMELVELDSLRNALVGLPGVNGLSTEQRKRLTIAVELVANPSIIFMDEPTSGLDARAAAIVMRTVRNTVDTGRTVVCTIHQPSIDIFEAFDELFLMKRGGEEIYVGPLGHHSTHLIKYFEAIEGVSKIKDGYNPATWMLEVTASSQEMALEVDFANIYKNSDLFRRNKALIAELSTPAPGSKDVHFPTRYSTSFFTQCMACLWKQHWSYWRNPPYTAVRFLFTTFIALMFGTMFWDLGSKVKTTQDLINAMGSMYAAVLFLGFQNGTAVQPVVAVERTVFYRERAAGMYSALPYAFAQALIELPYVFVQAAVYGVIVYAMIGFEWTAAKFFWYLFFMYFTLLYFTFYGMMAVAVTPNHHIAAIVSTAFYAIWNLFSGFIIPRTRIPIWWRWYYWGCPVSWSLYGLVVSQYGDIQEPITATQTVEGYVKDYLGFDHDFLGVVAAVVLGWTVLFAFIFAFSIKAFNFQRR encoded by the exons ATGAACGAATTTATACCACAAAGAACGGCTGCCTATGTCAGTCAACATGATCTCCATATAGGAGAAATGACTGTGAGGGAGACTTTGGAATTCTCTGCCAGATGCCAAGGGGTTGGCCACCTACATG AGATGCTGGCAGAGTTGtcgagaagagagaaagaagccAACATCAAGCCTGATCCTGATGTTGATGTCTTCATGAAG GCAGTAGCAACACAAGGTCAAGAGGCCAATGTCATCACCGATTACGTCTTGAAG ATATTAGGATTGGAAGTCTGCGCAGATACTTTGGTAGGGGATGAAATGATAAGGGGTATATCTGGAGGACAAAGGAAGCGTGTTACAACCG GGGAAATGCTGGTCGGACCATCAAGGGCATTGCTTATGGATGAGATTTCTACAGGCCTGGATAGCTCAACAACTTACCAAATTGTGAACTCATTAAAGCAAACTATTCACGTTCTCAATTGCACTGCTGTCATCTCACTTCTCCAGCCAGCACCAGAGACTTATGACCTCTTTGATGACATCATTCTCCTGTCAGATGGCCAAATTGTGTACCAGGGTCCTCGTGAAAACGTGCTTGGATTTTTTGAACATATGGGCTTCAAGTGTCCCGACAGAAAAGGCGCGGCAGACTTTCTACAAGAA GTGACATCAAAAAAAGATCAAGAGCAGTATTGGGCAATTAAAGATCAGCCTTACAGGTTTGTCAGGGTCAACGAATTTTCTGAGGCATTTCAGTCATTCAACGTGGGACGAAAGATCGCAGATGAGCTTTCAATCCCATTTGACAAGACTAAGAACCATCCAGCTGCATtggtaaacaaaaaatatggagCTGGAAAGATGGATCTGCTTAAAGCTAACTTCTCAAGAGAATACTTGCTCATGAAGAGGAACTCATTTGTCTACATCTTCAAGATATGCCAA CTGACAGTAGTGGCATTGATTTCCATGTCACTCTTTTTCCGGACGAAGATGCATCATGATACGGTTGCCGATGGAGGAATTTATACCGGTGCTTTGTTCTTCACTGTGATCATGATCATGTTTAATGGAATGTCAGAGCTATCTATGACCATCGCAAAGCTTCCTGTGTTTTACAAGCAAAGGGAACTCCTATTCTTTCCTCCATGGGCATATTCAATTCCTCCATGGATCCTGAAAATTCCCGTCACGTTTGTTGAAGTTGCTGCATGGGTGTTCCTAACCTATTATGTAATTGGATTTGATCCAAATGTTGAAAG gcttTTAAGGCAGTACTTTCTGCTTTTGCTAATTAACCAGATGGCATCTGCACTATTTCGATTTATTGCTGCAGCTGGAAGGAACATGATTGTTGCTAACACTTTTGGGTCTTTTGCGCTCCTTACACTTTTTGCTTTGGGTGGCTTCATCTTGTCTCGAG AGCAAATAAAAAAGTGGTGGATATGGGGTTACTGGCTTTCACCATTGATGTATGGGCAGAACGCAATAGTAGTGAATGAGTTCCTTGGACATAGCTGGAGTCAT AATCCTGGAAACTCCACAGAACCACTAGGAATCCAAGTTTTGAAGAGTCGCGAATTTTTCACTGAAGCAAATTGGTATTGGATAGGAGTAGGGGCAACAGTAGGATTCATGCTACTGTTCAATATCTGCTTCGTTTTGGCCCTCACTTTCCTCAATG CATTTGAGAAGCCTCAAGCTTTTATATTTGAAGAATCCGAAAGGGAAGGTTCTGTTGGCAAAACAGGAGGAGCTGTTCAGTTATCAAACCATCGAAGTagccacaaaaacaaaacag AGAATGGAGATGAAATTATTAGAAATGGTTTTGCGTCGATTGGTGAGGCCAGCGATAAAAGGAAGAGAGGAATGGTCCTTCCATTTGAACCACATTCCATCACATTTGATGATGTTATTTACTCCGTTGACATGCCACAG GAAATGAAAATTCAAGGAGTAGTTGAGGATAGATTGGTGCTTTTGAAGGGTGTGAGTGGTGCTTTCAGGCCTGGTGTCCTTACAGCTTTGATGGGTGTTAGTGGTGCAGGAAAAACGACTTTGATGGATGTGCTGGCAGGTAGGAAAACTGGTGGATATATTGAGGGAGACATCAAAATTTCTGGGTACCCAAAGAAGCAAGAAACTTTTGCTAGAATTGCAGGATACTGTGAACAAAATGACATTCACTCTCCACATGTTACTGTCTACGAATCCTTACTCTACTCAGCCTGGCTTCGTCTACCCCCTGAAGTTGATTCTGAAACCAGAAAG ATGTTCATTGAGGAAGTCATGGAGCTTGTGGAGTTGGATTCGTTGCGCAATGCATTAGTTGGGTTGCCTGGTGTGAATGGTTTGTCCACTGAGCAGCGCAAGCGGCTAACCATTGCAGTAGAGCTAGTTGCAAACCCCTCTATCATATTCATGGATGAGCCAACTTCAGGGCTAGATGCTAGAGCTGCTGCAATTGTGATGAGAACAGTAAGAAACACTGTGGACACAGGAAGAACAGTTGTATGCACCATCCACCAGCCCAGTATAGATATATTTGAAGCTTTTGATGAG CTATTCCTGATGAAGCGAGGAGGAGAAGAGATATATGTGGGGCCATTGGGTCACCATTCTACCCATCTAATTAAATACTTTGAG GCAATTGAAGGAGTGAGTAAAATTAAAGATGGTTATAATCCAGCAACATGGATGTTGGAAGTTACTGCTTCATCACAAGAGATGGCTTTGGAGGTTGATTTTGCTAATATTTACAAGAATTCAGATCTGTTCAG GAGAAACAAAGCTCTCATTGCGGAATTAAGCACACCTGCTCCCGGCTCCAAGGACGTTCATTTCCCTACACGGTATTCAACATCATTTTTCACACAATGTATGGCTTGCTTGTGGAAGCAACATTGGTCATACTGGAGGAACCCACCGTACACGGCCGTGAGATTTCTTTTCACAACCTTTATAGCCTTGATGTTTGGAACAATGTTCTGGGACCTTGGCTCCAAAGT GAAAACTACCCAAGATCTTATCAACGCAATGGGTTCGATGTATGCGGCAGTTCTCTTCCTTGGTTTTCAAAATGGAACAGCTGTGCAGCCAGTGGTGGCTGTTGAAAGAACTGTCTTCTACAGAGAAAGGGCTGCTGGAATGTATTCAGCTTTGCCCTATGCCTTTGCACAG GCCCTGATTGAGCTTCCATATGTCTTTGTTCAAGCTGCAGTCTACGGCGTTATAGTTTATGCAATGATTGGATTTGAATGGACTGCTGCTAAGTTCTTTTGGTATCTATTCTTTATGTACTTCACACTATTATACTTCACCTTTTATGGAATGATGGCTGTAGCTGTGACTCCAAACCACCACATAGCTGCCATAGTTTCCACAGCATTTTATGCAATCTGGAACCTCTTCTCAGGGTTTATAATCCCCCGAACT CGGATACCTATATGGTGGAGATGGTACTACTGGGGATGCCCCGTATCATGGTCCTTGTATGGATTGGTTGTGTCACAGTATGGAGATATACAGGAACCCATTACCGCAACTCAAACAGTGGAAGGATATGTCAAGGATTACTTAGGTTTTGACCACGATTTTCTTGGAGTAGTTGCAGCCGTGGTTCTTGGGTGGACTGTCCTCTTTGCCTTCATTTTCGCCTTCTCTATAAAGGCCTTCAACTTCCAGAGGCGATAG